A genomic region of Devosia ginsengisoli contains the following coding sequences:
- the purU gene encoding formyltetrahydrofolate deformylase: MSSASFVLTLSCADRPGIVAAITTELAALGANIAESNQFWDRETDRFFMRLAFTAPDGVGRDTIERALKSPIERFSMKTSLTDDARKKRVVIMVSKFDHTLLHLLYQIRVGWLDAEVAAIISNHDDTRRIAEDAGIPFHLLPVSKDTKTAQEEQVLALVKQTGADLVVLARYMQVLSDNLSTRLFGQVINIHHSFLPSFKGAKPYHQAHERGVKIIGATAHYVTPDLDEGPIIEQETARVTHAMSPDDLVAAGRDIESRVLARAVKLHLENRVMLNGKKTVVFG; encoded by the coding sequence ATGTCCTCGGCCAGTTTCGTCCTCACCCTCAGCTGCGCCGACCGCCCCGGCATCGTCGCTGCCATCACCACCGAACTGGCGGCCTTGGGCGCCAATATCGCCGAATCCAACCAGTTCTGGGATCGCGAAACCGACCGCTTCTTCATGCGGCTGGCCTTTACCGCGCCCGATGGCGTGGGGCGCGACACCATCGAGCGGGCGCTGAAATCACCCATCGAGCGCTTTTCGATGAAGACGAGCCTGACCGATGATGCGCGCAAGAAGCGCGTGGTCATCATGGTCAGTAAGTTCGACCACACGCTGCTGCACCTGCTTTATCAGATCCGTGTCGGCTGGCTCGATGCGGAGGTCGCGGCGATCATTTCCAACCATGACGATACGCGCAGGATTGCCGAGGATGCCGGCATCCCCTTCCACCTGCTGCCGGTGAGCAAAGACACCAAGACGGCGCAGGAGGAGCAGGTGCTGGCTTTGGTCAAACAGACCGGCGCCGACCTCGTCGTGCTGGCGCGCTATATGCAGGTGCTGTCGGACAATCTGTCGACGCGGCTGTTCGGGCAGGTGATCAATATCCACCACTCCTTCCTGCCCAGCTTCAAGGGCGCCAAGCCCTATCACCAGGCCCATGAGCGCGGGGTGAAGATCATCGGCGCCACGGCGCATTATGTGACGCCGGACCTGGATGAAGGCCCGATCATCGAGCAGGAAACCGCCCGCGTGACCCATGCCATGAGCCCCGACGATCTCGTGGCCGCCGGGCGGGATATCGAAAGCCGCGTGCTGGCGCGGGCGGTGAAGCTGCACCTGGAAAACCGGGTCATGCTGAATGGCAAGAAGACGGTGGTGTTTGGGTAG
- a CDS encoding polyamine ABC transporter substrate-binding protein, with product MNKSLALALGAIMVASPVLAQEEAVLNVYNWSDYIAEDTIANFEAETGIKVNYDVYDTNEIVDAKLLAGNSGYDIVVPSGNFLERQIQAGLILPLDKSKLTNLGNLDPAVMATAAGQDPDNAHAVPYMINTIGYGYNTAKVAEALGADAPVDSWDLIFKPEYAEKLASCGISLLDSPSEVTGIALHYLGLDPNSESEEDLAKAEELLTSIKPYIRYFHSSQYIDDLGNGEICVALGYSGDIFIAADAAAAAGAGVEVQYVIPKEGAATLFDFLAIPADAPHPENAHTFINYILQPEVVAAITNYVFYANPNLAATEFVDEEVKNNPGIYAPAETIAKAFVMGAHSPDFEEVLTRTWTRIKTGQ from the coding sequence ATGAACAAGTCGCTCGCGCTTGCCCTCGGCGCTATCATGGTCGCCAGCCCCGTGCTGGCCCAGGAAGAGGCCGTGCTCAACGTCTATAACTGGTCCGACTATATTGCCGAGGACACGATCGCCAATTTCGAGGCGGAAACCGGCATCAAGGTCAATTACGACGTCTACGACACCAACGAGATCGTCGATGCCAAGCTGCTGGCCGGCAATTCGGGCTATGATATCGTGGTGCCCTCGGGCAATTTCCTCGAGCGCCAGATCCAGGCCGGGCTGATCCTGCCGCTGGACAAGTCCAAGCTGACCAATCTGGGTAATCTCGATCCGGCCGTGATGGCCACCGCCGCCGGGCAGGACCCCGACAATGCCCATGCCGTGCCCTATATGATCAACACGATCGGCTATGGCTACAACACCGCCAAGGTGGCCGAGGCTTTGGGCGCCGATGCGCCCGTTGATAGCTGGGACCTGATCTTCAAGCCCGAATATGCCGAAAAGCTCGCCTCCTGCGGCATTTCCCTGCTCGACAGCCCCTCGGAAGTGACGGGCATTGCCCTGCACTATCTGGGGCTCGATCCCAATTCGGAGAGCGAGGAAGACCTGGCCAAGGCCGAGGAACTGCTGACCTCGATCAAGCCCTATATCCGCTATTTCCACTCGTCCCAGTATATCGATGACCTGGGCAATGGCGAAATCTGCGTGGCCCTGGGCTATTCGGGCGACATTTTCATCGCCGCCGACGCGGCCGCTGCCGCCGGTGCGGGCGTGGAAGTGCAATATGTGATCCCCAAGGAAGGGGCCGCGACCCTGTTCGACTTCCTGGCCATTCCCGCCGATGCGCCGCATCCGGAAAACGCCCACACCTTCATCAACTACATCCTGCAGCCCGAAGTGGTGGCCGCGATCACCAATTACGTGTTCTACGCCAACCCCAACCTGGCCGCGACCGAGTTCGTGGATGAAGAGGTCAAGAACAATCCGGGCATCTATGCCCCGGCCGAGACCATCGCCAAGGCCTTCGTCATGGGCGCGCACAGCCCCGATTTCGAGGAAGTGCTGACCCGCACCTGGACCCGGATCAAGACCGGCCAGTAA
- a CDS encoding ABC transporter permease subunit yields the protein MTTAHEPTIPPPRRLRPWNVVERRLARVGITGRMLVLAAPVLWLLVFFLVPLAVVFGISLATKQFGRPPYSALLSTEEGTVQLTLHLNNYIRLFTDNLYVAAYLSSIRIAAIATVITLFIGYPMAYAIARAPDRWRNILLMLVVLPFFTSFLLRVYALTGFMRGNGVINQFLGLFGVPPLVMMQTDFAVYVGIVYTYLPFMILPLYTTLVKLDVSLFEASADLGARPLRTFLSVTLPLSLPGIVAGSMLVFIPAIGEFVIPSLLGGPETLMIGRVLWDEFFSSTNWPRAAAVAMAMLVVVVVPIMLLQRAQSAVVEK from the coding sequence ATGACCACGGCGCACGAACCCACCATTCCTCCACCGCGCCGGCTGCGCCCGTGGAACGTCGTGGAGCGGCGGCTGGCGCGTGTCGGCATTACCGGGCGCATGCTGGTGCTGGCCGCGCCGGTGCTGTGGCTGCTGGTGTTCTTTCTCGTGCCGCTGGCCGTGGTCTTCGGCATTTCGCTGGCCACCAAGCAGTTCGGCCGCCCGCCCTATTCGGCGCTGCTCTCGACCGAAGAGGGCACGGTGCAGTTGACGCTGCATCTCAACAATTACATTCGCCTCTTCACCGACAATCTCTATGTCGCGGCCTATCTGAGCTCAATTCGCATCGCGGCCATCGCCACCGTGATCACGCTCTTCATCGGCTATCCCATGGCCTATGCCATTGCCCGCGCGCCTGACCGCTGGCGCAATATATTGCTGATGCTGGTGGTGCTGCCCTTCTTCACCTCTTTCCTGCTGCGCGTCTATGCACTGACCGGCTTCATGCGTGGCAATGGGGTGATCAACCAGTTCCTGGGCCTGTTCGGGGTTCCGCCGCTGGTGATGATGCAGACCGATTTTGCCGTCTATGTCGGCATCGTCTATACCTACCTGCCCTTCATGATCCTGCCGCTCTATACGACGCTGGTGAAGCTCGACGTATCGCTGTTCGAGGCCTCGGCCGATCTGGGCGCCCGGCCCTTGCGCACCTTCCTGTCGGTCACCCTGCCGCTGTCGCTGCCCGGCATCGTCGCCGGCTCCATGCTGGTCTTCATCCCGGCCATCGGCGAATTCGTCATTCCCTCGCTGCTGGGCGGGCCAGAGACGCTGATGATCGGGCGCGTGCTGTGGGACGAATTCTTCAGCTCGACCAACTGGCCGCGCGCCGCCGCCGTGGCCATGGCCATGCTGGTCGTTGTCGTCGTGCCCATCATGCTGCTGCAACGCGCGCAAAGCGCCGTGGTGGAGAAGTAG
- a CDS encoding RrF2 family transcriptional regulator yields MISQKAKYALRALVSLARAERGETMMIGEISKQQAIPKKFLEQILLELKRAGFVASRRGRAGGYELLRAPEEIMFGEVLRLIDGPVAPLPCLSKIAYKRCKDCRDEASCEIRHVFERVTLATRDVLDHTTLADSLRLEDLPV; encoded by the coding sequence ATGATTTCGCAGAAAGCCAAATATGCCTTGCGCGCGCTGGTCTCCCTCGCACGGGCCGAGCGCGGTGAAACCATGATGATCGGCGAGATTTCCAAGCAACAGGCCATTCCCAAGAAGTTCCTCGAGCAGATCTTGCTCGAGTTGAAACGGGCCGGCTTCGTCGCCAGCCGGCGCGGCCGCGCGGGAGGCTACGAGCTGTTGCGGGCGCCCGAGGAGATCATGTTCGGCGAAGTGCTGCGCTTGATCGACGGGCCGGTCGCGCCGCTGCCCTGCCTTTCCAAGATCGCCTATAAGCGCTGCAAGGATTGCCGCGACGAGGCGTCCTGTGAAATCCGCCATGTCTTCGAGCGCGTGACCCTGGCCACCCGCGACGTGCTGGACCATACGACGCTGGCGGACTCGCTCCGGCTGGAAGATTTGCCGGTTTAG
- a CDS encoding ABC transporter ATP-binding protein codes for MAKKPQIAADTRPWRDPAAKPFVRIRNVTKKFGDVAAVSDVSLDIYKGELFCLLGGSGSGKSTLLRMLAGFEQPTAGRIEIDGQDMTDAPPYNRPVNMMFQSYALFPHMNVEQNIAYGLKRDGLPRQEIAERVAELLALVKLQDYGKRRPHQLSGGQRQRVALARALAKRPKLLLLDEPLGALDKKLREETQFELVKIQETLGVTFIVVTHDQEEAMSLATRIGVMNQGEIAMIGEPTDIYEFPNSRFVAGFIGSVNMVEGTVTEDEPDHVRISSAELGCDIHVGHGVDCAPEQILWWAIRPEKLHLSREKPANPFNANVTHGIVEDIGYLGDMSVYQVVLDSGKRLRVTQTNTVRGNPDAITWDEPVYVTWGDTSGSVLTV; via the coding sequence ATGGCCAAGAAACCCCAGATCGCTGCCGACACCCGCCCCTGGCGCGACCCCGCCGCCAAGCCCTTCGTGCGCATCCGCAACGTCACCAAGAAATTCGGCGACGTCGCCGCCGTGTCCGACGTGTCGCTCGACATCTACAAGGGCGAATTGTTCTGCCTGCTGGGCGGCTCGGGCTCGGGCAAGTCGACGCTATTGCGCATGCTGGCCGGGTTCGAGCAGCCCACGGCCGGCCGCATCGAGATCGACGGCCAGGACATGACCGACGCGCCGCCCTATAACCGGCCGGTCAACATGATGTTCCAGTCCTATGCGCTGTTTCCGCATATGAATGTGGAACAGAACATCGCCTATGGCCTCAAGCGCGACGGCCTGCCGCGGCAGGAAATCGCCGAACGCGTGGCCGAATTGCTGGCTCTGGTGAAACTGCAGGATTACGGCAAGCGCCGGCCGCATCAATTGTCGGGCGGCCAGCGCCAGCGCGTGGCTTTGGCCCGCGCCTTGGCCAAGCGCCCCAAGCTGTTGCTGCTCGACGAACCGCTCGGCGCGCTCGACAAGAAGCTGCGCGAGGAAACCCAGTTCGAGCTGGTCAAGATCCAGGAAACGCTGGGCGTCACCTTCATCGTGGTGACGCATGACCAGGAAGAGGCGATGAGTCTCGCCACCCGCATCGGGGTGATGAACCAGGGCGAAATCGCCATGATCGGCGAGCCCACCGATATCTATGAATTCCCCAATTCGCGCTTCGTCGCCGGCTTTATCGGCTCGGTCAACATGGTGGAAGGCACCGTGACCGAGGACGAGCCGGACCATGTGCGCATCAGCTCGGCCGAGCTGGGCTGCGACATCCATGTCGGCCATGGCGTCGATTGCGCGCCCGAGCAGATCCTGTGGTGGGCCATTCGCCCGGAAAAGCTGCATCTGAGCCGCGAAAAGCCGGCCAATCCGTTCAATGCCAATGTGACCCACGGCATTGTCGAGGATATCGGCTATCTGGGCGACATGAGCGTCTATCAGGTCGTGCTCGACAGCGGCAAACGCCTGCGCGTGACCCAGACCAATACGGTGCGCGGCAACCCCGACGCCATCACCTGGGACGAGCCGGTCTATGTCACCTGGGGCGACACTTCAGGCTCGGTGCTGACGGTATGA
- a CDS encoding ABC transporter permease subunit, with translation MRRGWFLPIAAALGFAFLYAPIVSLVIFSFNESRLVTVWSGFSTKWYGELFNDPQLLGAAWLSLQIAALSATIALVLGTLAAVALVRFRRFKGRTLFSGMVSAPLVMPDVITGLALLLLFVAMESTLGWPQGRGMLTIVIAHATFCTAYVCVVVQSRLSDFDRSLEEAAMDLGASPIRTFFDITLPIIAPALVSGWLLGFTLSLDDLVIASFVSGPGSSTLPMVIFSKVKLGVSPDVNALATIIIGIVALGVLAATILQLRARPKRARG, from the coding sequence ATGCGCCGGGGCTGGTTCCTTCCCATCGCCGCCGCTCTGGGCTTCGCATTTCTCTATGCGCCCATCGTGAGCCTCGTCATCTTCTCGTTCAACGAAAGCCGGCTGGTGACCGTGTGGTCGGGTTTTTCGACCAAGTGGTATGGCGAGCTGTTCAACGACCCGCAATTGCTCGGCGCCGCATGGCTCAGCCTGCAGATCGCCGCGCTCAGCGCCACGATCGCGCTGGTGCTGGGAACGCTGGCCGCCGTGGCTCTGGTGCGCTTCCGCCGCTTCAAGGGCCGGACGCTGTTCTCAGGCATGGTCTCGGCGCCGCTGGTCATGCCCGACGTGATCACGGGCCTGGCTCTGCTGCTGCTGTTCGTGGCCATGGAATCCACTTTGGGTTGGCCGCAGGGCCGCGGCATGCTGACCATCGTCATCGCCCATGCCACCTTCTGCACCGCCTATGTCTGCGTGGTCGTGCAATCGCGGCTGTCCGATTTCGACCGGAGCCTGGAAGAAGCGGCCATGGACCTGGGCGCCTCGCCGATCCGCACCTTCTTCGACATCACCCTGCCCATCATCGCCCCGGCGCTGGTCTCCGGCTGGCTGCTCGGCTTCACCCTGTCGCTGGACGATCTGGTCATTGCCAGCTTCGTCTCGGGCCCGGGCTCGTCCACCCTGCCCATGGTGATCTTTTCCAAGGTCAAGCTGGGCGTGTCGCCCGACGTCAATGCGCTGGCGACGATCATCATCGGCATCGTGGCTTTGGGCGTGCTGGCGGCAACAATTTTGCAATTGCGGGCACGGCCGAAACGGGCGCGGGGCTAG